The Candidatus Uhrbacteria bacterium genome has a segment encoding these proteins:
- a CDS encoding AAA family ATPase — translation MKIAFVGKGGSGKTTMSSLFCRHLASHGKTVLAIDADINQHLAGALGVPSDQAAAIPAMGNLLTEIKDYLRGTNPLIGSASQMVKTTPPGNGSRLLRLSTVEAFFDRFAIKHEGMRVLATGGFQEEDLGVKCFHAKTGAAELVLNHLVDRKDEFVIVDMTAGADAFASGLFTKFDLTLIVVEPTLASVSVYRQYKGYASEFGVPLAVIGNKVVDSEEEAFLREQVGDDLLAIIPYSKAVKARDRGDATAADADRELLAAFHVLEERLQQTQKDWNRFYRHAVEFHLRNAKSWANASTGIDLATQIDPDFGPENFVAAST, via the coding sequence ATGAAGATTGCATTTGTCGGAAAAGGCGGAAGCGGGAAGACGACGATGTCGTCATTGTTCTGCCGACATCTTGCTTCCCATGGCAAGACGGTTTTAGCGATCGACGCCGATATTAATCAGCATCTTGCCGGGGCTCTTGGTGTTCCATCTGACCAAGCTGCCGCGATTCCTGCGATGGGAAATCTCTTAACCGAGATTAAAGATTATTTGCGCGGGACAAATCCATTGATTGGCTCTGCTTCACAAATGGTCAAAACAACGCCGCCAGGGAATGGATCCCGGCTATTGCGTTTGAGTACGGTCGAGGCTTTTTTTGATCGTTTCGCCATCAAGCATGAAGGTATGCGTGTGTTGGCGACTGGCGGATTTCAGGAAGAAGATTTGGGCGTCAAATGTTTTCATGCCAAAACCGGTGCAGCAGAATTGGTGCTGAATCATTTGGTTGATCGCAAGGATGAGTTTGTGATCGTCGACATGACGGCTGGCGCTGACGCATTTGCATCGGGTCTTTTTACCAAGTTTGATCTTACGCTGATTGTCGTGGAGCCGACCCTGGCCTCCGTAAGCGTTTATCGACAATACAAAGGCTACGCTTCCGAGTTTGGCGTTCCATTGGCGGTCATTGGAAACAAAGTCGTCGACTCGGAGGAGGAGGCGTTTTTACGAGAACAAGTGGGGGATGATTTGCTCGCCATTATTCCGTATTCAAAAGCGGTGAAAGCGCGTGATCGCGGAGATGCAACAGCTGCTGACGCGGATCGTGAATTACTGGCAGCGTTCCATGTCCTTGAAGAGCGTTTGCAGCAGACGCAAAAAGACTGGAACCGTTTTTATCGTCATGCGGTTGAATTTCACCTGCGAAATGCCAAGAGTTGGGCAAATGCGAGTACGGGTATTGATCTCGCAACACAGATCGATCCGGACTTTGGTCCAGAGAACTTTGTCGCCGCATCAACTTGA
- a CDS encoding magnesium transporter: MAVVFSTFEDVLAKDIRIAFFVPFVVYIAAAVGSQTQSIFSRDLRSRKAKFKNYLLKEAGVGIILGSISGILSGIAAYIWFQDSMLAMVVGISMFIAVAIAPHTALIVTKLVQMEHLDPAVGAGPIATVIQDTLSVLIYGITASIILLSS, from the coding sequence TTGGCCGTTGTCTTTTCTACCTTTGAAGACGTGCTGGCCAAAGACATTCGCATCGCCTTCTTTGTTCCATTCGTCGTCTATATTGCCGCAGCCGTGGGTTCACAAACACAAAGCATCTTTAGCCGCGACCTCCGATCACGTAAAGCAAAATTCAAAAATTACCTTCTGAAAGAAGCAGGCGTCGGAATAATACTTGGATCGATATCTGGCATACTGAGCGGTATCGCGGCATATATCTGGTTCCAAGACTCCATGCTTGCGATGGTTGTTGGTATATCCATGTTCATCGCCGTTGCCATCGCGCCGCATACAGCGCTTATCGTCACAAAACTTGTCCAAATGGAGCACCTCGACCCAGCCGTCGGCGCAGGACCAATTGCCACCGTCATTCAAGATACGCTAAGCGTTCTGATTTACGGCATTACCGCCAGCATTATCCTGCTCTCATCGTAA
- a CDS encoding SIS domain-containing protein: MKAPILLSDDLRLGAQLRDAWRQVSSLNIPTSHHKPASIVVSGMGGSTLGAHVIQSVFRDEISIPFEISNDYRLPSHVGRDTLVILSSYSGTTEETLSAAREAIRRKARIIVMTNGGELLALAKNTNSQHS; the protein is encoded by the coding sequence ATGAAGGCTCCTATTCTTTTATCCGACGATTTGCGTCTCGGCGCGCAGCTACGCGATGCCTGGCGCCAAGTCTCAAGCCTTAACATTCCTACAAGTCATCACAAGCCGGCTTCTATCGTTGTCTCTGGCATGGGCGGATCAACCTTGGGCGCGCATGTGATTCAGTCCGTCTTCCGTGATGAGATCTCAATCCCTTTTGAAATCAGCAATGACTATCGTCTCCCGAGCCACGTAGGCCGCGACACGCTCGTCATTCTTTCTAGCTATTCCGGCACAACAGAAGAGACGCTTTCCGCAGCCCGTGAAGCCATCCGCCGCAAAGCCCGCATCATCGTCATGACCAATGGCGGCGAGTTACTTGCGCTAGCCAAAAACACAAATTCCCAACACTCGTGA
- a CDS encoding DUF1761 domain-containing protein → MTFTPNYLAILVAAISTVVLGFLWYGPLFGKPWMKLMGIDPSKMSKEAMKGMNKTYALMSIGSLVLAYVLSFTTEFAMTYTQTFGWVGGVMSGFWTWLGFFAPVQMDEQLWGNKPWKLYFINTGYRLVSLIIMGVILAVWR, encoded by the coding sequence ATGACTTTTACCCCCAACTACCTCGCTATACTCGTCGCCGCCATTTCCACCGTCGTTCTCGGGTTCCTTTGGTACGGCCCTTTATTTGGCAAACCTTGGATGAAACTAATGGGTATTGATCCATCCAAAATGAGCAAGGAGGCGATGAAAGGCATGAATAAGACCTATGCCCTGATGAGCATTGGTTCGCTTGTTTTAGCCTACGTCCTATCATTTACAACAGAATTTGCGATGACCTATACGCAGACATTTGGTTGGGTCGGCGGCGTCATGTCTGGTTTCTGGACCTGGCTCGGATTTTTTGCGCCTGTGCAAATGGATGAGCAGCTCTGGGGCAATAAACCCTGGAAGCTCTACTTCATCAACACCGGATACCGCTTGGTCTCACTCATCATCATGGGAGTGATCCTCGCTGTTTGGCGCTAA